One window of Acidobacteriota bacterium genomic DNA carries:
- the nusG gene encoding transcription termination/antitermination protein NusG has translation MQWYIIHTYSGFENKVMQSLRQRADAYGMGDKIGQILVPTEDVAEIRDGKKVVTKKKFFPGYVLVQMEMSDEAWHVVRSTPKVTGFVGGGQRPLPMTQEEVDRILNQVHVTKERPKPKFDYRVGDTVKITDGPFSNFTGVVEEVNEDRATLKVMVSIFGRATPVELEFHQVKRPE, from the coding sequence ATGCAGTGGTACATCATCCACACCTACAGCGGGTTCGAAAACAAGGTCATGCAATCGCTCCGCCAGCGGGCCGACGCGTACGGGATGGGCGACAAGATCGGCCAGATCCTCGTTCCGACGGAGGACGTGGCGGAGATTCGTGACGGCAAGAAGGTCGTCACCAAGAAGAAGTTCTTCCCGGGATACGTGCTGGTGCAGATGGAGATGTCGGACGAAGCCTGGCACGTGGTGCGCAGCACGCCGAAGGTGACCGGCTTCGTCGGGGGCGGCCAGCGTCCCCTGCCGATGACGCAGGAAGAGGTGGATCGGATCCTGAACCAGGTCCATGTCACCAAGGAGCGGCCGAAGCCCAAGTTCGATTATCGGGTGGGCGACACGGTGAAGATCACCGATGGGCCGTTCAGCAACTTCACCGGCGTGGTGGAGGAGGTGAACGAGGACCGGGCGACCCTGAAGGTGATGGTGAGCATTTTCGGGCGCGCGACGCCGGT
- the secE gene encoding preprotein translocase subunit SecE — protein MSTWRTFRTFVEDSWKELKRTSWPSRKEVVGTTVVVVLFTVVVAAYLSLVDSILAAIWSLVTSR, from the coding sequence ATGAGCACCTGGCGGACGTTTCGCACCTTCGTGGAGGACTCCTGGAAGGAGCTCAAACGGACGTCGTGGCCGTCGCGCAAGGAGGTCGTCGGAACGACCGTGGTCGTCGTGCTGTTCACCGTGGTGGTGGCGGCCTATCTGTCGCTCGTCGACTCGATCCTGGCGGCCATCTGGTCGCTCGTGACCAGCCGGTAG